The genomic interval ctctccttgtttctcttcatcacTCCTTTGATTGCATCTCATGGGAGGAACTGAAGCTGCAATTTTACTGCAACTCAACCCAGAGACAAGGGACTAAAGCAGCCACTCAGTGTAGTCGTGTTGCTGTATCCAGGGGCTAAATAAACTCCTTCTGACTTCTAGCACTTCACATTTTTGATGGTGCTTGAAGGCTTCAGAAGAATCTTTCACAAGTGAGCAGACTGATTTGCTGAATCTTTGCAATGTTAAAGAGTAATtaagaggacaaaaacaaaaaaaaacatataaaacaggTGTTAACTTTTAATTAATTGTCAAAATCAGGTTTGGTTTCTATTAGTTTGTCATGTTAAGATAAACCGGTTACATGAAGAAACAGGTAGGGAAGCATTCACTGTGTGTTAGGCTAAACTATCATTGTCGCTTAGCAACCAGCTAGAAGGTGTACAAGGTACAGACTTTATGGTGTTCAGTGATTTATCTGAAGGTGATTGGTGTATTTTGGTCACCTTTGGAGTGTGTTCTGGATGACAACAATAATGTTAACAACGCAGCCACAGTAGCTTAGCTTCTGGCTGTCAGTTGAGGCCAGATGTGGGACCTGTTATGTGGATTTAACGCTGATTAGAATTCTCATGagaagctgttgatgttgttaaTAAAGatgataatatatataaatacaaaaaaacaaatatgcttTGCcactgtgcactgcctgtcagcagctgcgtccgatcggacttaaagctgttcgtttgcacttactgtCGTTAACTCCTCGTCTCAAGATTCTTCCTTGTGTTGTTCCTACTCTTTGTTGGTCGTCTGCTAAAtcaattgtagaattgtatttaAGGCCTGTAATGTGCAATGTACCTTATGTCCTGGCcctagagagagtggggaatgacatacagggaaaggaaccacaggtcggacttgaacccgggccccctgcttagaggactatatcctccgtacatggggcacgtcCTGactgctaggccatcagcaCCGCCTGCGTGATTTATATTGTATGGGGATTGTTTGTGTTGGGGGTTAAAAACTATTATTGTATGTTTTTCACTGTTGATTTTTACCAGAATGTGTCCAACCTGTTTGAACTGCgtaacaccgtgtcctaacaacAGGAAAGAGTTAGATATTGCGTCACATCGAATCGTGCAGCATTGGACGCTCGCtgtctacactgtaaaaaattgGCATCACCTTGAGCTGTTTTGTGCTGCTTTGCTCACAGGCTGTTAGGAAACTATTGGATCAAGCTGATTTTGATGCTGACGTTCGCTCGGGGTGCATGCTGGTAGGACACAGTGTAAGATTAAGAGGAGGTAAGGAAAGGAAAGTAGGGCGTGGGAGTTGAGAAATGAGAAGAGGCTCTATCATCACTACATGCTGCATTTTGCCGTCTGTCATTATTTGCAAGTTGTGTGAAAGTTTCTCTGCAGGATGATGAGCTCACATCATCACTTCTTTGAGTTTGTTCGAGGAGCTGCCCGTCTTTGTCAGTCTGATCCTCTGACAACACTTCACATATCATCAGTTATATTACAGCATGTTACATACATAATGCATAGAAATGACAGCACACATCAGCTTAACATCCGGCATCAGCATAGTGTGCACAACACAGACAAATCCCAGAAGACGTCCTGTTCAATGAAGTGCACAGCGTCTGATTGGCTGTCGCACACTGTTGGCTGTCCTACTGAGACAGGGAGCATTACATAGAAAGGACACAACAAGGGCACACAGCACCGCTGCCATTATGAGTGATGAAAGTCACACACAtgattttaagataaaaaaaaaaactcacagatCTCCCCGtgatgcaacaacaaaacaaacaaaaaaactgtggacgaaacaaacaaatcatcacATGCACGGTCAAagctcacactcaaacacaggGCAGCAGAGCATGTGGGACAACAGGTGAAGCAGAGACACTGTGAGATCAGAAGCTcaacagaaaaaggaacataTGCAAAAAGATGCAGCACAAGCAGAGATGgatttatgggggggggggtacgaGGGcagggaggtgaaggaggaggaggaggaggagttagttATGGAGGAGAGCTGTTGATACCTACCCTGCCCTGCTGATATCTAGCTCCCAGCCTCTGGACTGGCCTGGTCTGGGCTGGGCTCTGCTGTCTCACTGGGACAGGGAGACCCAGAACCACATGCCtacagaggggggaggagggggaggaaacaaggaaggaaggaaggaaggaaggaaggaagagaggaggaggagtgtaaGAGGAGGGAATaggttaaagaagaaaaaaactataGGAAAGGATTGCAAGATCAGGACTccttaaaacacagaaatcaaACAACTTAAGGAAGtctgtgttttgatttcaaTGTAgtagttcatttattttgtgcaaAACCTCACAAACTTTAGAAAGAGCCTCCAGCTTACCAATGGGACTGGTCTGCTTAATTTGTGTTCAACTGTATACGTTTAGTAAGGTAAAGGTAGAGATCAAGGTTGAGATCAAAGTTAGTTAAAAATCATACATCAACTTTATATGTTTGATTCATAGGGGACACAGCGACTTTTTGAGTCGAAGAGAAACAATTTGACGCTTATCCAGATGAAATACCATGATTTTAGGGAGTCCTGGAAATCtctaaagactttaagagtacACAGTAGGCAGAAGAGAAAAGGTGTCAgtagaaaaaaggaaaccacagcccacacacacaccatcgaCTTTtggaaacacacacctgcaaaCGCACACAGTCAaacttacagacacacagaggcactCATTTACCCCGGTCTTTACAAAAGACTCTGCACAGTTCAATCTATTGATCGGCTGCTTTTCTCCTCAAAAACTTCCTCTCTTTACACAGAGAGCGGGaggctgtttttctgtcttctctccatctttctctccttctttttttccccctttgtaACCTTTCTGCtgcactcgctctctctcagtgCCGCCACATTTCTCTATAAAgctcctgcatgtgtgtgtgtgatccaggCCCGGTGACATTTCCAGCAGTGTGAAAGTCCtctatttttttcaataatagTCGGATTGAAGGCATAAAAACTAATGTCTCACGCctgcagaggggagagagaaagagaagaaagaggcgagcatgaagaaacacaaaaagagtgagagagagagagagagagaagcgtcACGGAGAGTGCTGAAAGTCTTGTTTCCTCGAAGGTCACTTAGACTACAAGGACTGTGGTCAATGGTAGAGGGAGTTTCTCTTTATCATCCCATCGTTTCTTAATTTCCCCTCACTACGAGACCGAGGAGCGGctgctgcaggaaaataaatattaattgcCTTTGGAAGAAGAATTGGGGCATTATTCGTCGTCTATCTGCACAGATGAGTCTGTCCGTATAGAGGTAGTGATGTATGGACGCTACCTGGCTGGTATTAATAACAGCTTAATGATGTCTCTGACAGTCCCAGCAGCTAATTTAACGCTGTGTTGACCATGCAcgtacgcgcacacacacacacgccgcaGCACAAACTTCTGCAGGCATGCTCAGGTAAAATTCACGCAtctgcacccacacacacacacacacacacacacacacacacacacacacacacacacacacacacacacacacacacacacacacacacactgagggacAGCACACACTAATCAGCCGCAGTGATTACCTTCCCGCCAACACGGCAGCTCGGTGATTTATCAGCACATCTGAGCTCAGGTTACACTTATTAAACACACTTACAGCGTCTTCCTCTCCACTGCGACTCGGGCTGCCCTCTGCTTCCCCAAACGAGTCGTCCGTGGGGGGGTCTGTGGCGTCCGTGGGGGGGTCACTGACATGGGAGGCTGAGGACTTGGAGGGAGAGCTCTGCCTGGGGGCCGGGGTTGGAGCTGCAGGGAAGGAAACTCGGGAGTCAGACACAGCTATAGACAGAAGGAGCATCATACTGAGATGAAGACGCAGGGTTCTCACGGGAGTTGGTGGACGGCGTCGTGGAGGTGACCGGCGTCAGGTTCATCTGAGAAATGTCGAAGTCGTCACAGTCGTCCGTGTCCTGGGCGGTGCCCACACGGCTGAAGTAAGTGCTGAATGCATCTGAGGTTCCCGATAAGTTCGGCTGCTCGCCCTTTTTCAACGGCATGGCCGGAGGCTTCGCCAGCTGAAAGTCCTGAAATGCAAGGAAACAGAGAAACTCATCACtcactgtatttaaaaatgcaacTTGTCctagttattttaaatgtgaggaCACAGTGTTCAAACCTCAGAAACATCATTCACACAATGCAGATAAAACCAGAGCTGTATTGTTTTTCGTTGCAGATGAAGCATTTTGTTGCAAACATGTCTCAGTGAATTTGGTGCCAACCATAAATAAGTGAACTGTTGGTAGAACAAACTCAGCAGAGGCTCACACTGCAAACCTGACTTCAACTCACGTTTCAAGGTGAGAACGAGCTCCATCCAGACAATTGTTAGCAACTTTTCAGAAGTAATCTGAATCCATACTACACAATAAAGAAGTCTCATCACGACCATTTAATTACAAAAGCAAGTGTGAGTCAGTTTTATGACAGAAAGAAGATTGTCTACTCTCCGTTAAATCCCTTAAATGTACAAAATACTACAAATGAGAAGTGGTGAGATTTCTATGTTTGGTCTGAGAACAAATTGTAACTGTGGCtctgttggtagagtcgttgtctctcaaccggaaggtcgagggttcctcctgcagcaacatgtccgatgtgttcttaggcaagacacttaaccatgaattgctcccgctgcttcgtcgggggcgtatgaatgtgtatgaattagTTACtactgatggtctcactacatagcatcCACTTACATTAGTGCGTGAATGGGTagttgtgacctgcggtgtaaaagcactttgagaagtcagaagactagaaaagtgctatataagctcaagtccatttacaattttCCATTCCTAAATTTACATGGGTGTAACTCCGTCTGACTGCTGTGTGTCTACAACAAAGCAGAGATGAGTTTCAGACCAGAACTGGGTCAGTAGGTTCTCTTAAAAGTCTCAGTTttagatgttttaaatgttcaagtTGGGCTGCTAAATGCAAaaggtttgtttatttaaaaaaaataacgtACTTTGCTTCAGTCTTTTGCCACAAGTCATGTTGCCCACACTTTCTTGGAGGTCAGATACCAGAGTTGTTCTCTCTCCCTTTATACCCTGACATCTCTTTAATGTTCACTATCATATAAAGGCAACTATTTCCCCTCCATTATGTCTTGATACATTTGAGAGCATATGTGCAGTAGGGAGAGAACACACAGCAAATACAGACAACATAacctaacacacaaacagctgcaggaaGTGACTGTAGAAATGACAATGGAGTGTGTTTGACAGTTTTGTATGTCCTGCAGTATGTTGGGTTCTAATCAACACAGATTATCAGGGATTAGCTGCTGagttattttaataaacacaacgTAGAAAACAGTAGATTTCATCTGGATTCTGAGTTCTTGATCGACTCACCTTGAACATCTCCTTGCCCATcttcctcgctctctccccGTGCTGCGGACTCGACGACGcggagggggagggggctgaGGCGCTGGCTCCAGAAGCTAAATGGCTCTCGCCAACCGGAGTCACAGTGGGGACCGGGGTCAGCGCCTGGAACATGGCGGCGGGCAGTGTGCCCACAGGTTGGGCGGGGAGGTAGGCTGTGGGGGGGAAGGCTCCCGCCGCCATGGCCGCCCACTGTTGCTGGGTGGCGGGGAAGATGTTGGCCTGGCCCCAGATCAGAGGCTGACCGCCTGGCAGGACCTGGGCCACTGGACCAAGAGGAGACTGGACCCCAAAGGCCAGCGGCGTCTGAGCGGCAAACTGCTGGGACCAGTGTCCAGGGGGGACGGCCCCCATCGTCACATAACCTGGTGGTGACAGGGTGAAGAGTTTGAGGTCAAAGATAAAATATAAACGTAGAGGAGATGATTAAAATCCCCCACCGTGTGTCTGCTTTCTTCTACTCTGCGTTTGGATAATAAAGCCATGCATCAGCAGAGAGAGCTGTCCTACTTCTGCCTGCAGATAATGTGCTGCTGTCTCTTAATGGTCATGGTGAACTCTCATAATTACCTCCAGAATGAGGCAGAGTCATTATGAAACGACAGAGCTctacacacactcattaaaacCTGTGAAACTCATCAGCAGGATCTGTTTCTATTACACACTGACTGCTCTCCTCATTCTGCACGCCTGTTGTTACCTGCAGCAGAAGAAACCAACATTTAACCCCCGCCGCCCTGCTACTCTGACATGTCAGAGAGGGACAAGGGGaggaacagagggagggagagggtaCAGTTGTTCTGACTCTAATAATTTCCTCACAGGTCAATGCAACGTTCTGCTACCATATTTCATCAGTCCATCCAAAAACTCAGCTGGTTTCAGGCCCATCATCTGACAATGACAAAGCCTCTTGGAGCGACTGATGAAACAAGCTGTTATTCGTAATAACCAGTGTAAGAGTTCCTTCTCCTTGTGCTTTTCATCATATAAAGTCCAACTGGCGACTTCACACCGGAGAACAGACTTGGAGTCAAAGGGGTGATGTCTACAACCAGATTCTTTTCTGCACTTAAATTCAGATGTCTGTTGATAGGATTAATTAAAGACTATATCTTCATAGATAGACAATACCTTTAACCTTCTTTACAAAGACATTTTTGCTACATAAAACCaattcctgcagaaaaaaacaagaggccACAGCTACTCAGactgcaaacagaaacaagaatATCCTCTTAGTGCTATGGCACTTACATAAAATTTCCAGAAAACGTCCTGACATTTttagggtgagctgcatgtgtgaacccaaacagccacattttttgtTCTGCCTTTATCTGAaattttcctgccagcccctttTACGCAATTTTTCCGCAATAAGTCAAGGTGAGCCGATGAGTGAGTGAACCGAGCAGGAAATCTTCACTAAAATTCAAGTGGGTGCTGTGCAAGACCGTAGACTGCATGCACGTGACTGGTGTAATATCAGTGCAAAGAATGAAACtgattcattatgttttcttttgccagtttgttcttctccgtTATTTTGTTGCTGTGTCCTCCACTTTTAAGTTGTCCTTTTTATGTTATGTCTTTCCCCCCGGAGCCTCCCCACACCTCCTGTGCACCAGTGATAGTCGCCCACTGTGATAATAATTCATAATTCTTGAGCAGTCTGCCTGAAATGTTCTAGAAGTTTTCAAGAGTGCAAGTGTGAAAATGGCTTTTGACTTCCAAAAACTAAAATCCGGCAGCAAGGAAACATATTTGTACTGATactatgtttgttgttgttgaactgGTATCAGAGGCGTATTGTATCGGTATTGGCAGACACTCCAATCTACTAATCAGAGTGGACAGTGGGAAGGAGGAATTGATATCAGAACGTCTAAAGAGGGAGGTTCAGGAGAGTAAATAgggaaactaaaacaaacatgcGTCTATAGAAGACTATAACCATCTCagtgatttttatttctattcacTGGCTGCAAAAGTCCCCACGGACATCTCTATCTGAGGCTGCAAGCTAATGATGGAGTTCATATTCAACACACAACCAATACCACCTTTTGTTCCCTTCATCTACATTTCTATTCTGTCCGTCATTTTATCTTGCCCTCctttcttgtctctcctctgcCCTCTGCCTCTGAAtatctcctcctgctgtgtttgtttcccctCCGCCTGTAGCTGTGTTGTATTTAAGCAGAGAGTGAACAAGGAGCTACCTGAGGGCACAGACGCAGGGTTGAAGGGAGCGAACAGTTCTGTCGGAGGCTGCAGGCCCAGCGAGGGGTCCAGGGTGTTGGCTGGAGAGGCGGGGGTCTGTGCAGGGTGTGATGGGAGGAAAACATCAGTGGGGACACAGTTTGTAGGGTGAAAACGATAAGAGTGTGTACGTATGAGAGCTGCTCACCGACGGAGAGGTGATGTCAGGCGGCGTCGACATGTCTCCAAAAATCTCTAACTGGTTGAGATTCTgagggaagagaaagaaaaccctTCAAGTCAGTTTAAACAACAACACGGTCATAGCTCTGCATAGTGTGGTGTAGGTTACGTTTAGATGCAGCATGCATCACAGTCTGCATGCAGCATGACAATAACCTGAAGTGTTCCTACCTGAGCACTGAGGCTgcacacagaggaagaggaggggacagCGGGGGGAGGAGAGATGGATAATGAGATGAAATGATTATGATGACATACCTACCAAGATTTATACAGCCTGTCATCTGCAGCATATACAGAGCAGAGTTACTCCATGTCTTTTATTTCTAAACCTTTTTTCCTTATACGTCCACTTTTATATCTACCGGGCATGAATCATGGAGAACCAGAACTAATAATTGCCATGATAACAGAATGCTAAATCCTTATTTTTGGAGTAAAGGAACAATCTTCATAAGTAAAAACACCCTCTGTTAAATCTCAAAAAGGATAATGGGGTCACACCTACGCCGTCTACTATCAGGTCCCCATCTTGGTTGATTATATCTGGACCAGTCTACATTCTGTTTACTGTGGCTCTAACGTCTGTTTATATATAACAACTGAGTGGATCTGAGAAGAGTCGTGTTCAGCGCTGATAAGGGGGGAAACACACCGTGTAGATGTGTGTTGAAAAGGCTGactgtagctgtttttaaagatgcactgaatttgacatttctagaaaatgtcTAGAAACGTTCTAGACAATTTTCAGGAAGGCTGACATTCCCCAGGTTGGGTCAGATATCTCAGGGAAAATTCTGGATATGTAGATTACTACTGATCAAGTTTGATCCATAGGGGTTTGGGTTCGTCATTTTGGATTCTAAAAAGCAGGAGAAGTTGCCTCAGATGACGTAACTTTGAACGAGCATCTTTAGATGTTTCTCTGTCGCTGCTGACTTGAAGGGGGATGAGCAACTTACAGcagtacattttaaattgaagggaaacttctttaaaaaaacaaaaaaaaaacatggtaataAGCCAACTGGACTAAATCGCCAAAAGTTACATCCATTATCATTCGCACAGTTGGGGCTCCTGAGGAAAAGGTGGACACTTCCCATTATTTAGGTTTCACTTGTCCCTCTcagatctgtgtttgtgctgctgtaacaGCCGAATCTGCCCTCTGGAGATCATAACGCTTCTTCTTACAGTAGCTTATTTTATAAAGATGATTCCACCAGCTGCTCTGTGAGCAGACAGCCACACCCCCTAGCATCATTACTGTAGCAGTGTGTTCCTGTGGACAGTCATTACTGCTCCCTGTGGTAGCGAGTGTGTGATGTGCCTCAGAGGGAGCAGATATCAAACACAGCAGCCGTTCTATTTGATCTGAATTTGTTCTGTTTCCTTTCACAGTCTCCCCATGATCCTCCTCTTTAGTATCTCATCTTTTCTTGCACATTAATAATATCTTCAGGCCGGTGGCAAGTGAACGAATCTCTATTTTTAGTCGTAAAGGAATTTAAGCCTTGAATACATGGACAGAGATTAGCATAAATCATGGATGTGGATAATTTCTTTGGAGATAATGAATGTTCTTAGAATATCTCCCCTCTTTTAGGTCACATATGGACCACAGCATTCTTTTACATCTATCAGAAAATGGATCTGTGGGTATTCTGTTCTGAAGATGGCTGTGTtaggggattcttttttttttttttttacacagaggggagggggagaggaggctGGAATGTGGACTAAtgtttctgcagagctgcagattaAAATCAACTCAACACAACTATAACCTCCGTCTCCAAGATACGGTGCATCCACATGATAACAGGATGTCTGTGGGATTAactcataaaaacacattttcagaaacactgtctttacactgagattaaagtcatgtGGCCTGTTGCACCAGCTGTGTTCAAATGATGTCTAAAGTTGGTGTAAAGTCCACACTAAACCCTACTTACTTTGAAACTAGATGTGACCTGGCTTCATATTTAAAAGttgatggttttaaaaacattatgcGGCCATGAGTGTCGTATTCTTTCATGATGACAGTAACTCAATAACTCTCTCTTCATGGGCACAAAGACAGTTGAGCTCATCTTGACCCTAAAGATGTTGTAAATGTACTCTGCTTTCTAGCTTTTAGTACATTTGAATCATATATATTACAAAACTGGtcagatttcttgtttttttttcgttcTTGGTTTTAGTTACAGCAGTTATGCTTTTGGCCAGTAGAGGCTTTCTGTCCACTTGTAAAGAAATCTTTATATTTGTGCTTGCCTGTGGCAGCAGTACAGGAGTTATGTTGCTGTAACTATCAGAGTGTTATAAATGCCTCCTCATTAATATACTCCAAGCAGCTGGACTCTGCAGGTGAAATGACCGCCGCTGTCGGACCCCCTCCCCCTTCACGCTCTGTGACGGAAAATCTGACCTTTACGTCCACTCAGACCTCAGAGCTCCTCCgatgtttttctctccctctcttacactttctgcaggtgtgaaggCACAGTTGCGCTCACACACTCTGCCTGCTTCTTGTTATGCACCACGgttacatgttttattcataaatGGCAGGGGTCAAGATTTGGGAGTAGACTTTGGACTACTGAGGAACAAACGTGCTGCGGCATAGATaaaaacaggagacaggaggtaaccTTTAGGACGTAGAATGGAGCCGGTAAACCCTCCGTGCTTCTCTCTGAACCATGACGGCCCGGTGCCGTGTTATTCATACGTACAGAGCCTTACCTGAGTCACCTCGTGTAGGTCTAAGTCTATCAGATCTGCCACtgcctgttgctgctgctgctgctgaggctcAGTGTGCTCTGGCTGGAGGGgctgatgatgaaaatgatggtgttgttgatgatgaggatggtggtggttttttttttgatgtccGTTCTGCAATCACAACCCCGGTGTTAGATGACAGGTGGGATGAAATGTGCTCACACAATCACAGCGAGGATGAGTCAGAAAGGAATGAGGCTtttaaaggaggaaaaagaaagctaTGCGGGTTGTATAATCACAAAGCAcacgctcactcacacacagaaagagttTCTTTTTTCGGAGCAgagtaaagatttaaaaaggtttaaagatCATCCCTACCTTTAGTCTAAAGTGCAGAGTTTTAAACCctccttgtgtttctgtaaagcCGACTCCCCTGTGTCAGGAAGCTCAGCGAGAGACCGAGGAGCTGCACTATCTAACATGCTCGATGTCAGGGCAAGGGAGGAGGAGTAGTTATATGATATATTGAaggaaaaatgtttcttttcttttagttcCCTCAGCAGCTTCACAAGCTTGATCTCCataaatgaaactaaaatataacACTTCATCATCTGTAACAAATTcaggggaaagaaaagagaaaatcgCTCGCGTAGATATGGACAGGGAACGAGGGACTTCTACAAGGCGGTGGCGCAAAATAGTATTAGAGTACAAGAGGCTGAAGTACCAAATTGTTATTGGAAATCAATTAGCTCATCATGCctcatttcccatcatgctttgaCCGAACCTTTGTGCTGGACCGAATGACTGGTTTGTTAAGCTCGATGTTTTTGTTAGGAAGCGCATGGTTACTCTGGTTAGTTTTGTTAATGTCAACATGTAGAGGGGATTCTTTTATGCAGTTATGAAGTTAGAGgtcagtttgtctttttgtttttaaaccataACTGTGTGGATGTTGCATTTAAGGACCACAGATGTATCTGGCCattgaatgtaaacaaagaataaaGGAATATTTCCCTTCACTGCGGCTGTCAAGCTGCTACATTTAAGTCAAagccaaaaagaaaagattagaGTTCAACTCTCTGCCCATTGAAGAAATAGATCCCCAGAGTTAACCGGTTTCTCACATTCCTCTCAGGGGTTTTCTGATATTATGACAAGTACTGCAGATGTTTCCCCAGCTGTGGCACAG from Labrus mixtus chromosome 3, fLabMix1.1, whole genome shotgun sequence carries:
- the dab1a gene encoding DAB adaptor protein 1a isoform X2, which translates into the protein MSTETELQPAVRPGSVRRDSRRKGQDRSEATLIRRFKGDGVRYKAKLIGLDEVTAARGDKLCQDSMMKLKGIAAAARSKGEHKQKVFLTISFGGIKIYDEKNGVLQHHHAVHEISYIAKDITDHRAFGYVCGKEGNHRFVAIKTAQSAEPVILDLRDLFQLIYEIKQREEMEKKAQKDKQCEQAVYQTILEEDLEDPVYQYIVFEAGHEPIRDQSEESIYQVPTSQQKEGVYDVPKRHPNGHQKKNHHHPHHQQHHHFHHQPLQPEHTEPQQQQQQQAVADLIDLDLHEVTQNLNQLEIFGDMSTPPDITSPSTPASPANTLDPSLGLQPPTELFAPFNPASVPSGYVTMGAVPPGHWSQQFAAQTPLAFGVQSPLGPVAQVLPGGQPLIWGQANIFPATQQQWAAMAAGAFPPTAYLPAQPVGTLPAAMFQALTPVPTVTPVGESHLASGASASAPSPSASSSPQHGERARKMGKEMFKDFQLAKPPAMPLKKGEQPNLSGTSDAFSTYFSRVGTAQDTDDCDDFDISQMNLTPVTSTTPSTNSPPTPAPRQSSPSKSSASHVSDPPTDATDPPTDDSFGEAEGSPSRSGEEDAKGKDPLYAQINKGKK
- the dab1a gene encoding DAB adaptor protein 1a isoform X5 produces the protein MSTETELQPAVRPGSVRRDSRRKGQDRSEATLIRRFKGDGVRYKAKLIGLDEVTAARGDKLCQDSMMKLKGIAAAARSKGEHKQKVFLTISFGGIKIYDEKNGVLQHHHAVHEISYIAKDITDHRAFGYVCGKEGNHRFVAIKTAQSAEPVILDLRDLFQLIYEIKQREEMEKKAQKDKQCEQAVYQNGHQKKNHHHPHHQQHHHFHHQPLQPEHTEPQQQQQQQAVADLIDLDLHEVTQNLNQLEIFGDMSTPPDITSPSTPASPANTLDPSLGLQPPTELFAPFNPASVPSGYVTMGAVPPGHWSQQFAAQTPLAFGVQSPLGPVAQVLPGGQPLIWGQANIFPATQQQWAAMAAGAFPPTAYLPAQPVGTLPAAMFQALTPVPTVTPVGESHLASGASASAPSPSASSSPQHGERARKMGKEMFKDFQLAKPPAMPLKKGEQPNLSGTSDAFSTYFSRVGTAQDTDDCDDFDISQMNLTPVTSTTPSTNSPPTPAPRQSSPSKSSASHVSDPPTDATDPPTDDSFGEAEGSPSRSGEEDAACGSGSPCPSETAEPSPDQASPEAGS